In Thermus aquaticus, the genomic stretch GATGTTGACGAACCCTTCCTTGGGGGTGCGCACCCGGATCCCTTCCATGGGTTAAGCCTATCAGGAAAGCCGGGTGGAGCGCAGGAAAAAGCGCTTCTCCACCGAAAAGGGGCGGTCCAGGTCGCCAAGCTCCGCCTCCGCCCAGGCCCAGAGCCTCTCCATGGCCCGGGCGTGGGCCTCCTCGGGCACCCCCTTGGTGAAGGAGTAGAGGCGGTAGGCCAGGGCCTCGAGGGCCTCCCTGGGCGTGCGCTCCTCCCGCCAGGCCACCACCTCCCGGGTCCTGGGCCTGAGGCCAAGGCGCCTTAGGGCCTCCTCCACCTCGGCCATGCGCCTTCCGTGAAGCCCCCGCTCCACCAAGACCCCCTCCTCGGCCACAAGCTCCCGCCACCTCTCCTGCAGGCGGCACTCGGGCTCGGCCTCTACC encodes the following:
- a CDS encoding class I SAM-dependent methyltransferase; amino-acid sequence: RLLLADAREIPLPDESVHGVIAVHLWHLLPDWPKALAEALRVLKPSGVLLEGWERVEAEPECRLQERWRELVAEEGVLVERGLHGRRMAEVEEALRRLGLRPRTREVVAWREERTPREALEALAYRLYSFTKGVPEEAHARAMERLWAWAEAELGDLDRPFSVEKRFFLRSTRLS